The following coding sequences are from one Verrucomicrobiota bacterium window:
- a CDS encoding TolC family protein, translated as MRRVLSCGLGFGVLLAPVAQGANLTLEHALALADQHHPQLRAGAAQVDAARAAIVTAKAYPNPEAALMAGRQTFRVPGNVSGLNTNLSFSQPLELGPLRPARSAFAERGRESSEFNLAYTRLAVLSGVRRAFFQVLRKQSEIAILTENVRLVEEFRQRTKVRVDVGEAGRLELIRADSEVATARAAANSARLQYISFLAQLRGAVGTTLDAGLTPEGSLDPAVILRPLEEVRAEAVDRHPMLALTRSEVRRAEARLAFETAQRRPQPSIRAEIDRPPDTPIYRIGVAIPLPIWNKREGPIAEAEAQLRQTRALAESRRVEILAALESAYGRYEVSTQQLAAFEQGLLREAEEGLRAAETAYRLGERGILDVLDAQRVLRTVRLDFLNAQFDRQASLIDLDELRGVELRK; from the coding sequence ATGCGCCGCGTTCTCAGTTGCGGCTTGGGATTTGGCGTCCTTCTCGCCCCAGTTGCCCAAGGCGCTAACCTCACGTTGGAGCACGCCCTGGCGCTGGCGGATCAACATCACCCGCAATTGCGGGCAGGTGCGGCACAGGTGGATGCCGCTCGCGCGGCGATCGTGACGGCCAAGGCGTATCCGAATCCGGAAGCGGCGTTGATGGCAGGCAGGCAGACGTTCCGAGTGCCTGGTAACGTGTCCGGCTTGAATACGAACCTTTCGTTCTCGCAACCGCTTGAATTGGGCCCGTTGCGACCGGCGCGATCGGCCTTCGCCGAACGCGGGCGGGAAAGCAGTGAGTTCAACTTGGCCTATACGCGGCTCGCAGTATTGTCCGGGGTGCGGAGGGCCTTCTTTCAAGTGCTCCGTAAGCAGTCTGAAATCGCGATCTTGACCGAGAATGTCCGGCTGGTGGAGGAATTTCGCCAACGCACGAAAGTCCGCGTCGATGTCGGGGAAGCGGGTCGGCTCGAATTGATCCGCGCCGACTCGGAAGTCGCGACGGCTCGCGCGGCTGCGAATTCCGCGCGCCTTCAGTACATCTCCTTCCTGGCGCAACTTCGCGGAGCGGTGGGCACTACACTTGACGCTGGTCTGACGCCCGAGGGTTCGCTCGATCCAGCGGTTATTTTACGGCCGCTCGAAGAAGTTCGCGCCGAGGCTGTGGACCGGCATCCGATGCTGGCGTTGACCCGGTCCGAAGTGCGTCGAGCCGAGGCTCGGCTTGCCTTTGAAACGGCGCAAAGGCGTCCGCAGCCTTCGATTCGGGCCGAGATAGATCGGCCACCGGATACCCCCATCTACCGGATCGGCGTCGCCATTCCTCTGCCGATCTGGAACAAACGGGAAGGCCCCATCGCCGAAGCCGAGGCGCAACTCCGGCAGACGCGCGCCCTCGCCGAGAGTCGCCGGGTTGAGATTCTGGCTGCGCTGGAAAGCGCGTACGGCCGATATGAAGTATCCACGCAGCAACTCGCGGCCTTCGAGCAGGGCCTTCTCCGAGAGGCGGAGGAAGGTCTACGAGCCGCCGAAACCGCATACCGTCTCGGCGAGCGCGGCATTCTGGAC
- a CDS encoding HlyC/CorC family transporter: protein MGIQQAPRREVTLGWPRKSGQSCFRTIRHRGAAVALDLATNPHDFLSTVQVGITMIGTMAGAFGGATVAGEFAVYLKRFEAVAPYAETVSITLVVLAISYLTLILGELVPKNLALANAEGIASFLAPSMRLLARLGAPAVRFLSLSTRLVMKLIPVRPSGEAPVTEEEIKVLIAEATEHGTFDEAEQEMVEGVFRLGDRRVVDLMQPRGKVVSLDLTLSWAENAERIRSSAYSRFPVIERDLDRVAGIVHIKDLFVALSETGGLDLRALARKPLLVPELTPALEVLDRFQESGEQMALVVEEHGGVMGLVTLTDLMQAVVGDLRAPGERPQPKSALREDGSWLIDGSFAVADLVEQLGLRDIPGEEKGFATVGGLVLAHLRCIPVPGDHFIVDGLRFEVLDMDANRVDKVLVSRVER, encoded by the coding sequence ATGGGAATTCAGCAGGCGCCGCGAAGAGAGGTAACGCTTGGCTGGCCAAGGAAATCAGGGCAATCCTGTTTTCGGACCATACGGCATCGCGGGGCGGCCGTGGCGCTGGATCTGGCGACGAATCCGCACGACTTCCTCTCTACCGTACAAGTCGGCATTACGATGATCGGCACGATGGCCGGGGCGTTCGGCGGTGCCACTGTCGCGGGGGAGTTCGCCGTGTACCTGAAGCGGTTCGAGGCCGTTGCGCCCTACGCCGAAACGGTGTCCATCACGCTCGTAGTGCTTGCCATTTCCTACTTGACGCTGATTTTGGGCGAGTTGGTGCCGAAGAACCTGGCGCTCGCGAACGCCGAGGGTATTGCGTCGTTCTTGGCGCCGTCCATGCGGCTGCTGGCGCGTCTCGGTGCTCCCGCGGTGCGCTTTCTTAGCCTGTCCACGCGGCTCGTGATGAAACTCATTCCCGTTCGTCCATCTGGAGAAGCTCCCGTGACGGAGGAGGAGATCAAGGTTCTGATCGCCGAGGCCACCGAGCACGGCACGTTCGATGAAGCCGAGCAGGAGATGGTGGAGGGCGTGTTCCGGTTGGGCGATCGCCGCGTGGTGGACCTTATGCAACCACGTGGCAAGGTCGTGAGCCTCGACCTCACGCTCAGTTGGGCGGAGAACGCTGAGCGCATTCGTTCCTCGGCGTACTCCCGCTTTCCGGTCATCGAGCGTGATCTCGACCGCGTGGCCGGCATCGTTCATATCAAGGATCTGTTCGTGGCGTTGAGCGAGACAGGAGGGTTGGATCTGCGCGCTCTCGCCCGGAAGCCGCTCCTGGTGCCTGAACTGACGCCCGCGCTTGAAGTACTTGACCGGTTTCAGGAGTCTGGAGAACAGATGGCGCTGGTCGTCGAGGAGCACGGGGGCGTAATGGGCCTGGTCACTCTAACGGACCTTATGCAGGCTGTGGTGGGCGACCTGCGAGCTCCAGGCGAGAGACCGCAGCCGAAGTCTGCGTTACGCGAAGACGGTTCGTGGCTGATCGACGGCTCTTTCGCTGTGGCGGACCTAGTGGAGCAACTCGGCCTTCGCGACATCCCCGGAGAGGAAAAGGGATTCGCGACCGTGGGAGGGCTGGTTCTGGCGCATCTGCGATGCATTCCCGTACCCGGCGATCACTTCATTGTGGACGGCTTGCGATTCGAAGTACTCGACATGGATGCGAATCGGGTGGACAAGGTTCTGGTGAGCCGCGTCGAAAGATAG